A genomic segment from Chiroxiphia lanceolata isolate bChiLan1 chromosome 27, bChiLan1.pri, whole genome shotgun sequence encodes:
- the FAM32A gene encoding protein FAM32A isoform X2 — MADYEAVQRGPLKLKGSGGALGAGKRKKKKAKEKAQILEHIVSSKKQEEEKKRGLDKRTPAQVAYEKMQEKRQMERILKKASKTHKQRVEDFNRHLDTLTEHYDIPKVSWTK; from the exons ATGGCGGATTACGAGGCGGTGCAGCGCGGGCCGCTGAAGCTGAAGGGCAGcgggggggccctgggggcCGGCAAACG gaagaagaagaaggcGAAGGAAAAGGCCCAGATCCTGGAGCACATCGTGAGCAGcaagaagcaggaggaggagaagaagcgCGGGCTGGACAAGCGGACCCCGGCGCAGGTGGCCTACGAGAAGATGCAGGAGAAGCGG CAAATGGAGCGGATCCTGAAAAAAGCCTCGAAAACCCACAAGCAGAGAGTGGAG GACTTCAATAGGCACTTGGATACTCTGACTGAGCATTACGACATTCCCAAAGTCAGCTGGACTAAGTGA
- the CIB3 gene encoding calcium and integrin-binding family member 3 isoform X2: MGNKQTIFTQEQLDAYQDCTFFTRKEILRLFYRYRDLAPQLVPLDYTDKPAVTLPYELIASMPELKDNPFRQRIAEVFSEHGDGNMTLDNFLDMFSVLSEMAPRDLKAYYAFKIYDFNNDDYICKSDLEKTVNKLTRNELTPEEVSLVCEKVIYEADVDNDGKLSLEDFQHMIIRAPDFLSTFHIRI; encoded by the exons ATGGGCAATAAGCAAACCATTTTCACTCAAGAGCAACTGGATGCATATCAG GACTGCACATTTTTCACAAGGAAAGAAATCCTGAG GCTGTTTTACAGGTACCGAGATCTGGCCCCTCAGCTCGTTCCCCTCGACTACACAGACAAACCAGCTGTGACACTGCCCTACGAGCTCATTGCCAGCATGCCAGAGCTCAAG GACAACCCGTTCCGGCAGCGGATTGCAGAGGTGTTCTCGGAGCACGGGGACGGCAACATGACTTTGGATAACTTTCTGGACATGTTTTCAGTGCTAAGTGAAATGGCTCCCAGAGACTTGAAAGCttattatgcttttaaaatttatg ATTTTAACAACGATGATTACATATGCAAATCAGACCTAGAGAAAACTGTTAACAAATTAACCCGAAATGAGCTGACCCCAGAAGAAGTCAGCCTGGTTTGTGAGAAGGTGATTTACGAGGCTGATGTGGACAATGATGGCAAACTGTCCTTGGAAGACTTTCAGCACATGATCATACGAGCCCCAGATTTCCTCAG CACATTTCACATTAGGATCTGA
- the AP1M1 gene encoding AP-1 complex subunit mu-1 yields the protein MSASAVYVLDLKGKVLICRNYRGDVDMSEVEHFMPILMEKEEEGTLSPILAHGGVRFMWIKHNNLYLVATSKKNACVSLVFSFLYKVVQVFSEYFKELEEESIRDNFVIIYELLDELMDFGYPQTTDSKILQEYITQEGHKLETGAPRPPATVTNAVSWRSEGIKYRKNEVFLDVIESVNLLVSANGNVLRSEIVGSIKMRVFLSGMPELRLGLNDKVLFDNTGRGKSKSVELEDVKFHQCVRLSRFENDRTISFIPPDGEFELMSYRLNTHVKPLIWIESVIEKHSHSRIEYMIKAKSQFKRRSTANNVEIHIPVPNDADSPKFKTTVGSVKWVPENSEIVWSIKSFPGGKEYLMRAHFGLPSVEAEDKEGKPPISVKFEIPYFTTSGIQVRYLKIIEKSGYQALPWVRYITQNGDYQLRTQ from the exons ATGTCGGCCAGCGCCGTGTATGTGCTGGACCTCAAGGGGAAG GTTCTGATCTGTCGAAATTACCGCGGAGATGTGGACATGTCAGAGGTGGAGCATTTTATGCCGATCCTtatggaaaaggaggaggaggggacgCTTTCCCCTATCCTAGCACACGGAGGAGTTCGTTTCATGTGGATTAAACACAACAACCTGTATC TTGTTGCAACATCTAAGAAGAATGCATGTGTATCActggtgttttcatttttatataaagtaGTTCAG gttttttctgaatatttcaaggagctggaagaggagagcaTTAGGGataattttgttattatttatgaGTTGTTAGATGAGCTTATGGATTTTGGGTATCCACAAACCACTGATAGTAAAATTTTACAAGA GTACATCACTCAGGAAGGTCACAAACTTGAAACTGGAGCCCCGCGCCCGCCTGCCACTGTTACCAACGCTGTCTCATGGAGATCAGAAGGcataaaatacaggaaaaacgAGGTGTTCCTGGATGTCATAGAGTCTGTTAACCTTTTG GTCAGTGCCAACGGGAACGTGTTACGGAGCGAGATCGTCGGGTCCATCAAAATGCGGGTGTTCCTGTCGGGAATGCCGGAGCTGCGCCTGGGCCTCAACGACAAAGTCCTCTTTGACAACACAGGCC GTGGGAAAAGTAAATCAGTAGAACTGGAAGATGTGAAGTTCCACCAGTGCGTTCGTCTCTCCCGCTTTGAGAACGACAGGACCATCTCCTTCATCCCCCCTGACGGGGAGTTTGAGCTCATGTCCTATCGTCTGAACACCCAC gTAAAACCCCTGATCTGGATCGAGTCTGTGATTGAGAAACATTCCCACAGCCGCATCGAGTACATGATCAAG gCAAAAAGTCAATTTAAACGTAGATCAACTGCCAACAACGTGGAGATTCACATCCCAGTTCCAAACGACGCCGACTCGCCAAAGTTTAAAACCACTGTTGGAAGTGTCAAATGGGTTCCAGAGAACAGTGAGATTGTCTGGTCCATTAAATCTTTTCCA GGTGGAAAAGAATACCTGATGAGAGCTCACTTTGGACTTCCAAGTGTTGAAGCTGAagacaaggaaggaaaacctCCCATTAGTGTCAAGTTTGAGATTCCCTATTTCACCACTTCAGGAATCCAG GTTCGTTACTTAAAGATAATTGAGAAAAGTGGCTACCAGGCCCTGCCCTGGGTCAGGTACATCACCCAGAATGGAG aCTACCAGCTCCGAACACAATAA
- the CIB3 gene encoding calcium and integrin-binding family member 3 isoform X1, which translates to MCSRIWAFSFAFFFFLRAQSGQRPAPGDCTFFTRKEILRLFYRYRDLAPQLVPLDYTDKPAVTLPYELIASMPELKDNPFRQRIAEVFSEHGDGNMTLDNFLDMFSVLSEMAPRDLKAYYAFKIYDFNNDDYICKSDLEKTVNKLTRNELTPEEVSLVCEKVIYEADVDNDGKLSLEDFQHMIIRAPDFLSTFHIRI; encoded by the exons ATGTGCTCCAGGATCTGGGCCTTTTCCTTCgccttcttcttcttcctgcGGGCACAGTCCGGTCAGCGCCCGGCTCCGGGG GACTGCACATTTTTCACAAGGAAAGAAATCCTGAG GCTGTTTTACAGGTACCGAGATCTGGCCCCTCAGCTCGTTCCCCTCGACTACACAGACAAACCAGCTGTGACACTGCCCTACGAGCTCATTGCCAGCATGCCAGAGCTCAAG GACAACCCGTTCCGGCAGCGGATTGCAGAGGTGTTCTCGGAGCACGGGGACGGCAACATGACTTTGGATAACTTTCTGGACATGTTTTCAGTGCTAAGTGAAATGGCTCCCAGAGACTTGAAAGCttattatgcttttaaaatttatg ATTTTAACAACGATGATTACATATGCAAATCAGACCTAGAGAAAACTGTTAACAAATTAACCCGAAATGAGCTGACCCCAGAAGAAGTCAGCCTGGTTTGTGAGAAGGTGATTTACGAGGCTGATGTGGACAATGATGGCAAACTGTCCTTGGAAGACTTTCAGCACATGATCATACGAGCCCCAGATTTCCTCAG CACATTTCACATTAGGATCTGA
- the CIB3 gene encoding calcium and integrin-binding family member 3 isoform X3 yields MHIFCLLNPSSVEKQEDSWDGLFYRYRDLAPQLVPLDYTDKPAVTLPYELIASMPELKDNPFRQRIAEVFSEHGDGNMTLDNFLDMFSVLSEMAPRDLKAYYAFKIYDFNNDDYICKSDLEKTVNKLTRNELTPEEVSLVCEKVIYEADVDNDGKLSLEDFQHMIIRAPDFLSTFHIRI; encoded by the exons ATGcacattttctgtctcttgaACCCGAGTTCTGTGGAAAAACAGGAAGATTCTTGGGATGG GCTGTTTTACAGGTACCGAGATCTGGCCCCTCAGCTCGTTCCCCTCGACTACACAGACAAACCAGCTGTGACACTGCCCTACGAGCTCATTGCCAGCATGCCAGAGCTCAAG GACAACCCGTTCCGGCAGCGGATTGCAGAGGTGTTCTCGGAGCACGGGGACGGCAACATGACTTTGGATAACTTTCTGGACATGTTTTCAGTGCTAAGTGAAATGGCTCCCAGAGACTTGAAAGCttattatgcttttaaaatttatg ATTTTAACAACGATGATTACATATGCAAATCAGACCTAGAGAAAACTGTTAACAAATTAACCCGAAATGAGCTGACCCCAGAAGAAGTCAGCCTGGTTTGTGAGAAGGTGATTTACGAGGCTGATGTGGACAATGATGGCAAACTGTCCTTGGAAGACTTTCAGCACATGATCATACGAGCCCCAGATTTCCTCAG CACATTTCACATTAGGATCTGA
- the FAM32A gene encoding protein FAM32A isoform X1: protein MGLFPVPLTAGAHGTRCPFPVRRERTGPVPRSPHGGSARGSLPVVGSPHGGSARGSLPVPLSPAAPLRRCRQRARARPFGHGGLRGGAARAAEAEGQRGGPGGRQTEEEEGEGKGPDPGAHREQQEAGGGEEARAGQADPGAGGLREDAGEAANGADPEKSLENPQAESGGLQ from the exons ATGGGCTTATTCCCAGTTCCCCTCACGGCGGGAGCGCACGGGACTCGTTGCCCGTTCCCCGTACGGCGGGAACGCACGGGGCCCGTTCCCCGTTCCCCTCACGGAGG GAGCGCACGGGGCTCGTTGCCCGTTGTCGGTTCCCCTCACGGAGGGAGCGCACGGGGCTCGTTGCCCGTTCCCCTCTCCCCGGCCGCGCCGTTGCGGCGGTGCCGGCAGAGGGCGCGGGCGCGGCCGTTCGGCCATGGCGGATTACGAGGCGGTGCAGCGCGGGCCGCTGAAGCTGAAGGGCAGcgggggggccctgggggcCGGCAAACG gaagaagaagaaggcGAAGGAAAAGGCCCAGATCCTGGAGCACATCGTGAGCAGcaagaagcaggaggaggagaagaagcgCGGGCTGGACAAGCGGACCCCGGCGCAGGTGGCCTACGAGAAGATGCAGGAGAAGCGG CAAATGGAGCGGATCCTGAAAAAAGCCTCGAAAACCCACAAGCAGAGAGTGGAG GACTTCAATAG